In Canis lupus dingo isolate Sandy chromosome 1, ASM325472v2, whole genome shotgun sequence, a single genomic region encodes these proteins:
- the CEBPG gene encoding CCAAT/enhancer-binding protein gamma, which yields MSKIAQQSSTPGIRVIHTQAHASGLQQVPQLVPAGPGGGGKAVPPSKQSKKSSPMDRNSDEYRQRRERNNMAVKKSRLKSKQKAQDTLQRVNQLKEENERLEAKIKLLTKELSVLKDLFLEHAHNLADNVQPTSTENTTATSDSVGQ from the coding sequence ATGAGCAAGATAGCACAGCAGAGCAGTACTCCGGGGATACGCGTTATTCATACTCAGGCTCATGCCAGCGGCTTACAGCAGGTTCCTCAGCTGGTGCCTGCTGGCCCGGGGGGAGGAGGCAAAGCCGTGCCCCCAAGCAAGCAGAGCAAAAAGAGTTCGCCCATGGATCGCAACAGTGATGAGTATCGTCAGCGCAGAGAGAGGAACAACATGGCTGTGAAAAAGAGCCGCTTGAAAAGCAAGCAGAAAGCACAGGATACGCTGCAGAGAGTGAATCAGCTCAAAGAAGAGAATGAACGGTTGGAGGCAAAAATTAAATTGCTGACTAAGGAGTTAAGCGTACTGAAAGATTTGTTTCTTGAGCATGCACACAACCTTGCAGACAACGTGCAACCCACTAGCACTGAAAATACAACAGCAACTTCTGATAGTGTGGGACAGTAG